A window of Citrus sinensis cultivar Valencia sweet orange chromosome 7, DVS_A1.0, whole genome shotgun sequence contains these coding sequences:
- the LOC127898869 gene encoding uncharacterized protein LOC127898869, producing the protein MLLAKKSTIATNNIEFLGMIIKDGHYQLGKHVAQELLHFPDQQLSKKQVQQFLGIINYICDFIPHVDHYTRHLSALLKKKPPEWNADHTTAVTTLKQIAQNPPPLKLITNGKRILQTDASDESWGAILLEESNSKEHFIAYASGQFSNTQKHYHSVFKEILAVKNGINKFEYHLIPVMGRSSWAV; encoded by the coding sequence ATGTTATTGGCCAAAAAAAGTACCATTGCTACAAACaatattgaattccttggtatgATAATAAAAGATGGTCATTATCAGCTAGGAAAGCATGTTGCCCAAGAGttgcttcactttccagatcagcaactttccaaaaagcaAGTTCAACAGTTTCTCGGCATTATCAATTACATCTGTGATTTCATCCCACATGTGGACCACTACACTCGCCACCTCTcggctttattgaaaaagaagccccCAGAATGGAATGCTGACCATACAACTGCTGTCACTACTCTCAAGCAAATTGCGCAAAATCCACCTCCCTTAAAGTTGATTACTAACGGAAAGCGCATACTACAgacagacgcaagtgatgaatcatggggtgccatcctcctCGAAGAAAGCAACAGCAAAGAACACTTTATCGCTTACGCTAGTGGACAATTTTCTAACACACAAAAGCATTACCATAGcgtgttcaaagaaatcttagcggtaAAAAATGGCATCAACAAATTTGAGTATCATCTCATCCCTGTTATGGGCAGATCTTCCTGGGCTGTCTGA